Proteins from a genomic interval of Paenibacillus lentus:
- a CDS encoding outer membrane lipoprotein-sorting protein, which produces MRRITWALVIVICLSAVLGGCGKKDADGVVKDLDKVVANLESYQGSGTMTLHTGDKPQEYKVEVWYQNPSFYRIALTNAQKDITQIVLKNDQGVYVLTPSLNKSFRFQSDWPESQGQVYLYQTLVRSILTDSTRQFVSDKDSYVFDVAANYNTHALVRQKIWLAKNDYAPKQVQVSDAEARVVVEVKFDQFKFDAKFDDKSFDMQHNLDTAGQQSKGTLLEVDENGMLVESKEASESGADIAEQGADDQSMEAPALSEPFGIIEPTYLPEGVVYKDDKVVDDSDRSSVLLRYDGTYQFTLTESRSADRTVALAAGEVIDLGFTAGLLTGDELQTLTWTTDGLEFRITSDNLPVHEMVKIAASMQEQTGK; this is translated from the coding sequence ATGCGACGGATCACTTGGGCGCTAGTAATTGTAATATGCTTAAGTGCTGTATTGGGCGGGTGCGGCAAGAAGGATGCTGACGGTGTCGTCAAGGATTTGGACAAAGTCGTTGCGAATTTGGAAAGTTATCAGGGCTCGGGAACGATGACGCTTCATACGGGCGATAAGCCTCAGGAATACAAGGTGGAGGTATGGTATCAGAATCCGTCATTTTATCGAATTGCTCTGACGAATGCCCAGAAGGACATTACGCAGATCGTTCTCAAAAATGATCAGGGTGTTTACGTGCTGACGCCCAGCTTGAACAAGAGCTTCCGGTTTCAAAGTGACTGGCCGGAAAGCCAAGGACAGGTTTATCTCTATCAGACGCTTGTGCGAAGTATCCTGACAGATAGTACCCGTCAATTTGTAAGTGATAAGGACAGTTATGTGTTTGATGTGGCAGCGAACTACAATACTCATGCATTAGTTCGACAAAAAATATGGTTAGCCAAAAATGATTATGCACCAAAGCAGGTTCAGGTATCCGATGCTGAGGCGAGAGTCGTGGTCGAGGTGAAATTCGATCAATTTAAATTTGACGCCAAGTTTGACGATAAATCATTTGATATGCAGCACAACCTGGATACGGCTGGTCAACAATCCAAAGGAACACTGCTCGAAGTGGATGAGAACGGAATGCTTGTAGAGAGCAAAGAGGCTTCTGAATCAGGAGCTGACATCGCAGAGCAGGGAGCAGATGATCAAAGTATGGAAGCCCCGGCATTAAGCGAGCCGTTCGGTATCATTGAACCGACTTATTTACCGGAGGGCGTGGTGTATAAAGATGACAAAGTCGTAGATGATAGTGATAGAAGCAGCGTCCTTCTCCGATATGACGGTACATATCAATTTACATTGACTGAATCCCGTTCAGCGGATCGTACCGTTGCGCTGGCGGCAGGGGAAGTCATCGACCTCGGGTTTACGGCCGGTCTGTTAACAGGCGATGAGTTGCAGACTTTAACCTGGACGACAGATGGTCTGGAATTCCGGATTACAAGCGATAATCTTCCTGTGCATGAGATGGTGAAAATAGCCGCGTCTATGCAGGAACAAACGGGTAAATAA
- the alr gene encoding alanine racemase, with protein MQVKYRPTRAEIDLDALYVNYTALRSRIPSGMKLLACVKANAYGHGAVPIAKELESYGADYLSVAFLDEALELRQAGLTIPILVLGYTPPDGIRTAWENGVTLTLFSREVLDAIKAIDPGEYPNKLKVHIKIDSGMGRLGLLPGEEALDFIRDAISLPQVEVEGLFTHFATADEEDKSYTLEQYRRFQNVVHALKQFDLDIPIIHTGNSAIAIDLPEISCQMVRIGIALYGLYPSAEVHKEQVALRPVLSLKTETVHVKTLPPHSSISYGARYVTDREEIIATLPIGYADGYSRMLGGKAQVLIRGQRVPVVGTICMDQCMVSLQSLAEEAEEIQVGEEVVLIGQQSGATITADELASMLDTIHYELICMLAHRVPRLYIGTNKPHLLVNPLFA; from the coding sequence GTGCAAGTGAAGTATCGACCTACCCGTGCTGAAATCGATTTGGACGCGCTTTATGTCAACTACACTGCTTTGCGAAGCAGAATACCGTCAGGCATGAAGCTGTTAGCATGTGTTAAAGCAAATGCATATGGACACGGAGCTGTTCCTATTGCCAAGGAACTTGAAAGCTACGGGGCTGATTATCTTAGCGTAGCATTTCTGGATGAGGCGTTAGAGCTGCGCCAAGCAGGTCTGACCATACCCATTCTAGTTCTGGGCTATACCCCTCCGGATGGAATTCGTACGGCGTGGGAGAATGGGGTAACGCTTACTCTGTTCAGTCGAGAAGTGCTTGACGCGATCAAGGCTATTGATCCCGGCGAGTATCCTAATAAACTGAAGGTCCATATCAAAATCGATTCTGGTATGGGGCGTCTCGGACTCCTGCCTGGAGAGGAGGCGTTAGATTTCATCCGCGATGCGATAAGCTTACCGCAAGTGGAAGTGGAGGGTTTATTTACCCACTTTGCAACAGCGGATGAAGAAGATAAGAGCTATACATTGGAACAGTACCGGCGTTTTCAGAATGTAGTCCATGCGCTGAAGCAATTTGATTTGGATATCCCGATAATACATACAGGCAACAGCGCAATTGCAATTGACTTACCGGAGATTTCGTGCCAGATGGTACGAATTGGCATTGCATTGTATGGTCTCTACCCATCGGCTGAAGTTCACAAAGAGCAGGTTGCGCTGCGTCCGGTTTTATCCCTTAAGACGGAAACGGTGCATGTGAAAACTTTGCCGCCGCATTCCTCCATAAGTTATGGAGCAAGATATGTGACCGATCGGGAGGAGATTATCGCAACGCTGCCAATAGGCTATGCCGATGGATATTCACGGATGCTTGGTGGTAAGGCACAGGTACTCATTCGTGGACAGCGTGTCCCTGTCGTCGGAACCATCTGCATGGACCAATGTATGGTTTCGCTACAATCTTTAGCTGAAGAGGCTGAAGAAATCCAAGTCGGTGAGGAGGTTGTACTCATCGGCCAGCAGTCCGGTGCTACGATTACAGCGGACGAACTGGCCTCCATGCTCGATACCATTCACTACGAATTAATTTGTATGCTGGCTCATCGTGTGCCCCGCCTATATATAGGCACTAATAAACCGCATCTTTTAGTTAATCCATTGTTTGCGTGA
- a CDS encoding type II toxin-antitoxin system PemK/MazF family toxin → MIVKRGDVFFADLSPVVGSEQGGVRPVLIIQNDIGNRFSPTVIVAAITAQIQKAKLPTHVEIEAATHGFDRDSVILLEQIRTIDKQRLTDKITHLDDETMKKVNDSLLISLGLIDF, encoded by the coding sequence TTGATTGTAAAGCGCGGCGACGTATTTTTTGCAGACCTTTCCCCTGTTGTCGGCTCTGAGCAGGGAGGGGTAAGACCTGTGCTTATCATCCAGAACGATATTGGCAATCGATTCAGCCCGACGGTAATCGTTGCTGCTATTACTGCCCAAATTCAAAAAGCGAAGCTGCCAACTCATGTAGAGATTGAAGCAGCAACGCATGGTTTTGACCGGGATTCTGTCATTTTGCTTGAACAGATACGAACGATTGATAAGCAGAGATTGACGGATAAAATTACGCATCTGGATGATGAGACGATGAAGAAGGTTAACGATTCGCTGCTTATTAGTCTCGGATTAATTGATTTTTGA
- a CDS encoding sensor histidine kinase — protein MKVLVLLLALLAVLSIGLNFLQYAAWRKREASLVDVSQKLNRILDEQSAEQLLLFTDDTYLQSLVNDIERLRTESQKMSVRYARTEQSMKKMLANISHDLKTPLTVILGYIEIIQHEPDMKSSERSRLLQNIQQKTMEIISLMNSFFDLAKLESGDQQLSLTKVHMNEICRKNILAFYEWVHSSGMEAIIEIPDQPIYAYGDEEALNRILTNLLSNAIRYGHEGKTLGLTLTADEAHIRIEVWDRGKGIQEQNLERVFERMFTLEESRNRSFQGSGLGLTITKRLVEAMDGTISLHSLPYQRTTFTIQLQRAVEPNLRFS, from the coding sequence ATGAAAGTTCTAGTGCTTCTCCTCGCCCTCCTCGCCGTATTGTCAATCGGACTGAACTTCCTTCAATATGCAGCCTGGCGAAAACGCGAAGCGAGTCTCGTGGATGTATCCCAGAAACTAAACCGTATCTTGGATGAACAATCTGCCGAGCAACTACTTCTTTTTACCGACGATACATATTTACAGTCCCTAGTAAACGACATTGAGCGGCTCCGAACCGAAAGTCAAAAGATGTCCGTTCGTTATGCAAGAACTGAACAATCCATGAAGAAAATGCTCGCGAACATCTCGCATGATCTAAAAACCCCATTGACCGTCATATTAGGATATATCGAAATTATTCAACACGAGCCTGACATGAAAAGTTCGGAACGAAGCCGCTTGCTGCAAAATATTCAACAAAAAACAATGGAAATCATTTCTTTAATGAATTCTTTTTTTGATTTGGCTAAATTGGAATCCGGTGACCAGCAGCTCTCCCTAACGAAGGTGCATATGAATGAAATTTGCCGCAAAAATATTTTAGCTTTCTATGAATGGGTTCACTCCAGTGGCATGGAGGCCATCATTGAAATCCCTGACCAGCCGATATACGCCTACGGCGATGAAGAGGCGTTAAATCGAATTCTAACCAATCTGCTTTCTAATGCGATCCGTTACGGCCATGAAGGAAAAACACTTGGCCTAACTCTAACTGCGGATGAGGCGCATATCAGAATAGAAGTATGGGATCGGGGCAAAGGCATTCAGGAGCAAAATTTGGAGCGAGTCTTCGAGCGCATGTTCACGCTTGAGGAATCCAGAAATCGCTCTTTTCAAGGCAGCGGTCTCGGTTTGACGATTACGAAGAGACTCGTAGAGGCGATGGACGGAACAATCTCCCTGCACAGTCTTCCTTACCAAAGAACAACTTTCACAATCCAACTGCAGCGCGCGGTAGAACCAAACTTAAGATTTTCGTAA
- a CDS encoding MDR family MFS transporter — MNAHFKQIHPLSWTIIIGTIFGRTAISMSIPFLSIYLIRSMEATPAEAGIVVAVSSLIGVFSSFYGGYISDIIGREKVLYIAIFGWVLVFVGFAYANQIWMFFIMNALNGLCRATFEPTSRALLADITPKESKLLVFNLRYAAINLGVVIGPLLGLQVGASDSNRVFLIAAAVYACYGLCLLMQFWRYSELGQVNRGTEQRIGLAEALKATSSNRTFMLVLIGMTFCVLGWGHFDSTLAQYMELSPRIEEGVKWFSYLLSLNAVVVLAVQYPLVRLAARFAPALPIIAGNLFTGVSLVLFGMFDALLPLMACVVIFTIGEVLTFTAADVLIDRIAEAELRGAYFGMFGFNNLGMVLAPLIGGFLLDSLGVASSQLIFALLGLLTFCGVPFLYMAHRSLYRLERMRARQEERQFISS, encoded by the coding sequence ATGAACGCTCATTTCAAGCAAATTCATCCGCTCTCTTGGACGATCATCATCGGTACAATATTTGGCCGTACGGCGATTTCCATGAGCATTCCGTTTCTATCTATTTACTTGATCCGATCTATGGAAGCAACGCCTGCAGAGGCGGGAATCGTCGTCGCCGTCAGTTCGCTGATCGGTGTGTTTTCCAGTTTTTACGGGGGTTATATATCCGATATTATCGGCCGCGAAAAAGTGCTCTACATAGCTATTTTCGGCTGGGTGCTAGTATTTGTGGGGTTTGCATATGCAAATCAGATATGGATGTTCTTCATCATGAATGCACTGAACGGCCTATGCAGGGCAACGTTTGAGCCTACTTCTCGCGCACTGCTCGCTGATATCACGCCCAAAGAGAGTAAACTGCTCGTGTTCAATTTGCGCTATGCTGCCATCAACTTAGGGGTGGTTATCGGGCCGCTGCTCGGACTTCAGGTGGGAGCTTCTGACTCGAACCGCGTATTTCTGATAGCGGCTGCCGTTTATGCCTGTTATGGTCTATGCCTGCTCATGCAGTTTTGGCGGTATTCGGAGTTGGGACAAGTTAACAGGGGGACCGAGCAACGCATTGGTTTGGCCGAGGCGTTGAAAGCGACGAGCAGCAATCGGACATTTATGTTGGTTTTGATCGGGATGACTTTTTGTGTGCTTGGCTGGGGACATTTCGATTCTACATTGGCTCAATATATGGAGCTGAGTCCACGAATTGAGGAAGGGGTCAAATGGTTCAGTTATTTACTGTCTCTCAATGCAGTAGTTGTGCTGGCGGTTCAATATCCACTTGTTCGGCTCGCGGCTCGCTTTGCGCCGGCACTGCCGATCATTGCTGGTAACTTGTTTACGGGCGTAAGCCTTGTCCTATTCGGGATGTTCGATGCCCTTTTGCCTCTCATGGCTTGTGTAGTCATTTTTACCATTGGGGAAGTGTTGACCTTCACGGCCGCGGACGTACTTATCGATCGCATCGCCGAGGCGGAGCTGAGGGGAGCATATTTCGGTATGTTTGGATTTAATAATTTGGGGATGGTGTTAGCTCCTTTAATCGGCGGTTTTTTGCTTGATAGCCTTGGAGTGGCTTCGTCGCAGCTTATATTTGCTCTTCTCGGCTTGCTGACCTTTTGCGGCGTTCCATTCTTGTATATGGCTCATCGGAGCTTGTATCGTCTGGAGCGAATGCGCGCCAGGCAGGAGGAGCGGCAATTCATCTCATCCTGA
- a CDS encoding DUF4190 domain-containing protein, with the protein MDYNTSGQYNYNYPPAPPQPPGHSPSGEPNTNGKSIVALVLGILAIITPYLGFFIGIIAIIFASLSFKEIKVTREKGHGLSIAGMVCGIIGTVIYGIIFLIVILAIVAYSSAEGIINYSSF; encoded by the coding sequence ATGGATTATAATACTTCAGGACAGTACAATTATAATTATCCGCCAGCACCACCACAGCCGCCAGGGCATTCGCCAAGCGGCGAACCGAATACAAATGGTAAATCGATAGTTGCGTTAGTATTAGGCATATTGGCAATCATCACTCCGTATCTCGGATTTTTTATAGGAATTATCGCAATTATTTTTGCATCACTTTCCTTTAAAGAAATCAAGGTTACCCGAGAAAAAGGCCATGGCCTCTCGATCGCCGGCATGGTTTGCGGAATCATCGGTACCGTCATTTATGGTATCATTTTCTTGATCGTAATTCTTGCCATTGTTGCTTATTCCTCGGCGGAGGGCATCATCAACTACTCAAGTTTCTAA
- a CDS encoding ABC transporter permease produces the protein MIKLMRLELMKFSLGWYFISAIIANLCIIAMMIVINYVEASGEMAIKDLEEACVVIGSSVRATFVILAGVMVAKLIIEEYKNKTIFVLFTYPISRKKVLTAKLLFIAALTGAAVFISNLFTAGVFLLLNSSLHIIPGIVDMAFLQQQVLSILTFSIATAGTSLIPLYFGLRKQSIPATIVSSILIVALISSHNPAFSIASIIYVPLALSVVGVAIASWAIRNVETTDVC, from the coding sequence ATGATAAAACTAATGAGGCTAGAGCTTATGAAATTCTCGCTGGGATGGTATTTTATCAGTGCCATTATCGCTAACTTATGTATCATTGCCATGATGATCGTAATTAATTATGTAGAAGCGTCGGGTGAAATGGCTATCAAAGATCTGGAAGAAGCCTGCGTTGTCATCGGATCGTCTGTCAGAGCTACCTTTGTCATTTTGGCAGGGGTGATGGTCGCTAAACTCATTATCGAGGAATATAAGAATAAGACCATCTTTGTTCTATTCACCTACCCGATCAGCCGCAAAAAAGTGCTTACAGCAAAGCTGCTGTTTATTGCGGCCTTAACAGGTGCAGCCGTTTTTATTTCAAACTTATTCACGGCTGGGGTCTTCCTGCTTCTGAATTCTTCTCTGCATATCATTCCGGGAATTGTAGACATGGCCTTCCTCCAGCAGCAGGTGTTATCGATTCTTACTTTTTCGATCGCTACGGCGGGTACTAGCCTGATTCCACTATATTTCGGATTGCGCAAACAATCCATTCCAGCAACCATCGTATCTTCTATACTGATCGTCGCGCTGATCAGCTCGCATAACCCCGCTTTTTCGATCGCATCGATCATTTACGTGCCGCTAGCGCTATCTGTTGTCGGCGTTGCTATTGCCAGCTGGGCCATCCGCAATGTTGAAACAACCGATGTCTGCTAA
- a CDS encoding response regulator transcription factor, translated as MIHNAQNILLVEDDISISEMVISYLSKEGYTLIHARDGEEALRLFSEHNLALVLLDLMLPHLNGMDFLKKIREQSRIPVLIISAKDSEVDKALGLGFGADDYIAKPFSLIELTARVKSAIRRATEYSESGGNALLQPNIVTVQDIIMDIDNIRISKRGAEIHLTAKEWSILKLLFTYPQKIFTKEQIYRSVWGDEYYGDENIINVHMSRLREKIEDNPSSPQYIKTVWGIGYKLGDFGS; from the coding sequence ATGATTCATAACGCTCAAAACATACTGCTTGTCGAGGATGATATATCGATTAGCGAGATGGTTATTAGCTATTTGTCCAAAGAAGGCTATACCCTCATTCATGCACGGGACGGAGAGGAGGCGCTCCGCTTGTTTAGCGAGCATAACCTTGCCCTCGTTCTGCTGGACCTCATGCTGCCTCATTTAAATGGCATGGACTTTCTGAAGAAAATTAGAGAGCAGAGCCGCATTCCCGTGCTTATTATTTCAGCGAAGGATAGCGAAGTAGATAAAGCGTTGGGCCTTGGCTTTGGAGCGGATGACTACATCGCTAAGCCCTTCTCGCTGATTGAATTGACTGCTCGCGTAAAATCCGCCATTCGCCGGGCAACGGAATATTCAGAATCTGGGGGGAACGCACTACTTCAACCCAATATTGTAACCGTACAGGATATTATAATGGACATCGACAATATTCGGATCAGCAAGAGAGGGGCTGAAATTCACCTTACCGCTAAAGAGTGGAGCATATTAAAGCTGCTGTTTACCTATCCCCAAAAAATATTTACGAAAGAACAAATTTACCGTTCCGTGTGGGGAGACGAGTATTACGGTGACGAGAATATTATCAATGTCCATATGAGCCGGCTACGCGAGAAGATCGAGGACAACCCTTCCTCCCCGCAATATATTAAGACCGTCTGGGGAATCGGCTACAAACTGGGCGACTTCGGCTCATGA
- the aspA gene encoding aspartate ammonia-lyase, giving the protein MPNNSFRIEKDFLGSLEVPKDAYYGVQTMRAVENFPITGYRIYSELIHALALVKKAAAQANMDIGQLDPTIGKAIIQATDEIMGGHYHDQFITDPIQGGAGTSINMNANEVIANRALEILGKEKGDYATVSPNNHVNMSQSTNDAFPTANHIAILNLLDRLLKTTRSLADTFKKKAQEFDNIIKMGRTHLQDAVPIRLGQEFEAYRRVLERDIRRMDQTRQALFEINMGATAVGTGLNAEPKYIERVVKLLAEYSGYPMFSAGQLVDATQNCDAYTETSAALKLCMINMSKIANDLRLMSSGPRAGIREITLPARQPGSSIMPGKVNPVMAELINQVAFQVIGNDTTISMAAEAGQFELNVMEPVLVFNLMQSISIMNQAFQSFQKYCLEGITANMEQCQAYVDQSVGIITALNPHLGYETVSKIAAEAIATGRSVRELCLEYKVLTPEELDVILDPHEMTSPGIAGAKFLHHTPSSGK; this is encoded by the coding sequence ATGCCAAACAACTCATTCCGAATCGAAAAAGATTTTCTAGGTTCCTTAGAAGTTCCGAAAGATGCCTATTATGGTGTCCAAACCATGCGTGCCGTGGAGAACTTCCCCATTACCGGATACAGAATATATTCCGAACTTATCCATGCCCTCGCCCTTGTAAAGAAAGCTGCTGCCCAAGCCAACATGGACATTGGCCAGCTGGACCCCACGATCGGTAAAGCGATTATCCAGGCGACCGACGAAATTATGGGTGGACATTATCACGATCAATTCATTACCGATCCGATTCAAGGCGGCGCTGGTACTTCCATCAACATGAATGCCAACGAAGTGATCGCGAACCGCGCGCTAGAAATTTTGGGTAAAGAGAAAGGCGATTATGCCACAGTTAGTCCAAACAACCATGTGAACATGTCCCAATCGACGAATGACGCCTTCCCGACGGCGAACCATATCGCGATTCTTAATCTGCTGGATCGGCTGCTGAAGACGACTCGCTCGCTGGCTGATACATTCAAGAAAAAAGCACAGGAATTCGACAACATCATTAAAATGGGACGAACTCATTTGCAGGATGCCGTACCTATACGTCTGGGACAAGAATTCGAAGCTTATCGACGTGTGCTGGAAAGAGACATTCGCAGAATGGACCAGACCAGACAAGCTTTATTCGAAATCAATATGGGTGCTACGGCGGTCGGCACCGGCTTAAATGCGGAACCTAAATACATCGAACGCGTAGTCAAATTGTTGGCAGAGTATAGCGGTTACCCGATGTTCTCAGCAGGCCAGCTTGTGGACGCTACGCAAAACTGTGATGCGTATACAGAGACATCGGCTGCGCTGAAGCTGTGCATGATCAACATGTCCAAAATTGCTAACGACTTGCGGCTCATGTCTTCCGGGCCTAGAGCAGGAATCCGGGAAATCACCTTGCCGGCTCGCCAGCCGGGCTCCTCGATCATGCCGGGCAAAGTTAATCCGGTTATGGCCGAGCTCATCAACCAGGTCGCATTCCAGGTCATTGGGAATGACACCACGATTAGTATGGCCGCAGAAGCCGGACAATTCGAACTAAACGTCATGGAGCCCGTGCTCGTATTCAACCTGATGCAGTCCATCAGCATTATGAACCAGGCCTTCCAGTCGTTCCAAAAGTACTGTCTGGAAGGAATCACGGCGAATATGGAGCAATGCCAAGCTTACGTGGATCAAAGCGTTGGCATTATTACTGCACTCAATCCGCATCTTGGCTACGAAACGGTCAGCAAAATCGCCGCAGAAGCTATTGCCACGGGCCGCTCCGTGCGTGAGTTATGCCTTGAATATAAAGTGTTGACCCCGGAGGAGCTCGATGTCATCCTCGATCCCCATGAGATGACCTCACCGGGAATTGCCGGGGCCAAATTCCTGCATCATACCCCTTCCTCCGGGAAGTAA
- a CDS encoding ABC transporter ATP-binding protein — MNYIIQTLGLSKAYEGKEVISNVNLNVRKGEIYGFLGPNGSGKTTIMKMLTNLVKPTTGDILLFNEHLTASSYEVLGRLGSIIEYPIFYEKMTAAQNLELHGKYMGYPNKHAILEALEMVGLKNTNQKPVKEFSLGMKQRLGIARAIMTKPELLILDEPINGLDPLGIKEIRHLFQVLNKDYGITLLISTHLLSEIEQIADTIGVISEGRLIEEVSMESIRGQNTEFIELITTEPSRAAAILDHQLRISNFKVLHDRNIRIYDNSISQGDIFKALVLQNIEIEAINKKVMSLEEYFLDLVQGDSKRDQGGVH; from the coding sequence GTGAATTATATCATTCAGACCCTGGGGCTAAGTAAAGCCTATGAGGGGAAGGAAGTTATCAGCAATGTGAACTTAAATGTTCGAAAGGGCGAAATTTACGGATTCCTTGGGCCCAATGGCTCAGGCAAGACGACCATCATGAAAATGCTGACCAATCTCGTAAAGCCGACGACCGGCGATATTCTATTGTTTAATGAACATTTAACAGCCTCTTCCTATGAAGTGCTGGGACGGCTTGGCAGCATCATAGAGTATCCAATCTTCTATGAGAAAATGACGGCTGCGCAAAACTTGGAGCTGCATGGTAAATACATGGGCTATCCTAACAAGCATGCCATCCTGGAGGCTCTGGAGATGGTCGGCTTAAAAAACACGAATCAGAAGCCCGTCAAGGAGTTCTCCCTCGGCATGAAGCAGCGGCTCGGGATTGCCAGAGCCATTATGACTAAGCCTGAGCTGCTTATACTGGATGAACCGATTAACGGCCTAGACCCGCTAGGAATTAAAGAAATACGTCATCTGTTTCAAGTTTTGAACAAGGATTATGGGATTACCCTCCTGATATCTACTCATCTATTAAGCGAAATCGAGCAGATTGCCGATACGATCGGAGTTATCAGCGAAGGCAGATTAATCGAAGAAGTGTCTATGGAAAGCATCCGGGGCCAGAATACGGAGTTTATTGAGCTCATCACCACCGAGCCTAGCCGAGCAGCAGCCATCCTGGATCACCAGCTCCGAATATCCAATTTTAAAGTTCTGCATGACCGGAATATTCGCATTTACGACAACTCTATCTCTCAAGGAGATATTTTCAAGGCGCTGGTTCTGCAAAATATCGAGATCGAAGCAATAAACAAGAAGGTCATGTCCCTTGAAGAATATTTTCTCGATCTTGTCCAGGGCGACAGTAAGAGGGATCAAGGAGGAGTTCATTGA
- a CDS encoding CopG family ribbon-helix-helix protein translates to MANMQNTKRIMISLPDHLLQEVDGIVAMENSNRSELIRQAMKLYLNERKKRFIRESMQRGYMEMAKINLTMASEAFHAEEDADSTLDRLVSGV, encoded by the coding sequence ATGGCCAATATGCAGAACACCAAAAGAATTATGATCAGCTTACCGGATCATCTATTGCAGGAAGTGGATGGAATCGTTGCTATGGAGAACTCCAATCGTAGTGAGCTTATTAGGCAAGCCATGAAGCTGTATTTAAATGAACGGAAGAAGCGTTTCATCCGGGAATCTATGCAGCGGGGCTACATGGAAATGGCCAAGATTAACTTAACCATGGCCTCGGAAGCTTTCCACGCGGAGGAAGATGCAGACAGCACTCTGGACCGCCTAGTTAGCGGGGTGTGA